The genomic interval GTAATAACTCTTGTCGGTCAATGTCTCCAAATACCCGGTCATGCCGGTGGTAAACACCACCTCGCCCAGAGCGCACCCCCGACAGCCGAACGCTTCCCCTTCAAACACCCTGCCGTTTTCCAGCAGCAGATATGCTGTCATGTTTTTCCCTCCATCCGCCTTGTATGGTTGTCAACAGCCGCCGCCTTCGCAGCCGTGGCCCGTAAAGCATTTGGTGCAAAACGGCAGCACGGCCTTCTCGCACGCGGTCTTCAGACCCTCGATGCTGATATACCCCAGACTATCCGCACCGATCTTATCTCTGATGGCGTCCAGGTCCATCTTGTTCGCGATCAGATTTTCCTCCGTGTCGATGTCCGTGCCAAAGTAACAGGCATACCGAAACGGCGGCGATGAGATACGCATGTGGACCTCCCGCGCGCCCGCCTGCTTCAGCGCGGTGACGATCTTCTCACTGGTCGTGCCTCGGACGATGGAGTCGTCCACCAGCACGATGCTCTTGCCCCGCAAATTAGCCCGCAGCGGATTCAATTTCATCTTGACGGCGCTCTCGCGCTCCGACTGCGTAGGGAAGATGAAACTGCGCCCGATGTAGCGGTTTTTGACAAACCCAGAGACGAGCGGCAGGCCGCTCGCACCGGCATAACCAATAGCGGCTTCGAGGCCGCTGTCGGGCACGCCGCAGACGGCGTCCGCCGCCACCGGGTGTTCCCGGGCGAGCACCCGCCCCATGTTGTGACGCGCCTCGTATACGCTGAGCCCGTCGATGTCGGAATCCGGGCGCGCAAAGTAGACGTACTCGAAGATGCACAACCCGCTGTTCGGATCCTTTTTTTGCAGGATCACCTTTTCGTAGGTGACCTCACCATTTTCGATGACGACGACCTCACCGGGGCGCACATCCCGCACGAAGCGGAAACCGCAACTGTCCAGCGCGCAACTCTCGGAAGCGACGACAAGCCCCGCGGGACCGCGTCCGATGCACAGCGGACGGTACCCGGAACCGTCCCGTACGGCGATCAGTTTCTTTTCGCTGCTGAGGATGATCAGCGTGAACGCACCCTCCAGCTCGTCCGCCGCGCGAATGACTCCTTTCAGGGCGTCCTTCTCCCGCATGCAGTGATAGGCGATGAGGGAGGCGATGACTTCGGTATCGCTGGTGGCGTTGAAATTCAGCCCCCGCGCCATGAGCTGCCGTTTGATTTTGCCGGCATTTGTGACATTGCCGTTGTGAACGGCGGCGATGCGCCCAGTCAGGTATTCTGTCACAAAGGGCTGCAGGTTGATGTGGACGCTCCGGCCGGTGGTGGAGTAACGGTTGTGTCCCACGGCCAGCTTGCTCTTGGGGATTTTCCCCAGATTCTCGCGCACGAACACCTCGTTGACCAAGCCGGTGTCCTTGTGGCAGACGATGTTACTACCCGAAAGCACGGCGATGCCCGTACCCTCCTGACCTCTGTGCTGCATCGACAGCAGCCCGTTGTAGGTGAGACCGGCCGCCTCCTGCGCAAATAAGCTGGCGCCGAAGACCGCGCATTCCTCCCTTGGCTTATCGCTTCCGTTCAATGTCCGATCCTTTCCCGATGGATGAAACGCCGTCGCCGGCGGACACACTCATTCCACCGTGACGCTTTTGGCGAGATTCCTGGGTTTGTCGATGTCACAGCCCTTGTAGACAGCCACATAGTAACTGAATAACTGGAGCAAGATAACGGACAGCGAGGGCGCCAGCCACTCGCTCACGGGCTGAACGGGCAGCAGCGAGAGATGGTCCGTCTCTTTGACCTCTCTGGAGCTTGTGAGGAACAGCACCCGCGCGCCCCGGCTAAGGACCTGCTCCACATTGCTCACGGTCTTGCCGTAGAGCCGTTCGGTGCAAGCGATCGCCACCACCAGCGTACCTTCCTCGACAAGCGAGATAGTCCCATGTTTCAGTTCCCCGCCCGCGTAGGCCTCGGAGTGAATGTAGGAGATCTCCTTCAACTTCAGCGAACCTTCCAGCGCGACGGCGTAGTCCACATTGCGCCCGATGAAAAAGATGCTCTTGCAGTTGAAACAGGTGGCGGCATACTGCTGGATCCTGTCCACGTGGGCAAACAGGGCCTCCGCCTGATCTGGCAGGACCTCCAGATCGGCCAACAAGGCCCCCTCCTCTTCCGGCGCGATCCGGCCCAGTCCTCGGGCGAAACGGACAGCCAACAGATACAGCAGCGCGAGCTGGGCGCTGAATGCTTTGGTCGTCGCCACGGCGATCTCCGGGCCGGCCAGCGTATAGATCGTGTGGTCGGCCTCTTTGGCGATCGTGCTGCCGACGACGTTGACGACGGCCAATGTGTCGGCGCCCTTGCGCCTGGCCTCACGCAACGCTGCGATGCTGTCGGCGGTCTCCCCCGACTGGCTGATGACAATCACCAGCGTGCCGGGGCCGATCACCGCATTCCGGTAACGAAACTCGCTGGCGAGATCTGTCGCGGCAGGAAAGCGGCAGAGCTGCTCCAGCATGTATTTACCCACCACACTCACATTGTAAGCCGAACCGCAGGCAGTGAAGAGAATTTGGTCGTACCGTCCGATGTCCAAGGCCTCGATAACCGCGTGATTCGCGCCGCCCGGCAGCGCGGAATGGATCGTGTCCCGCAGCACCCGGGGCTGCTCCATGATTTCCTTGAACATGAAGTGTTCGTAACCGCCCTTTTCGGCACTCTCAAAGTTCCAGGAGATGGTCTCCGGCGTCTTGGGGATCACCTCCCTGTCCCGACTGTAGAAGGTGACGCGGTCT from Oscillospiraceae bacterium carries:
- the purF gene encoding amidophosphoribosyltransferase, which translates into the protein MNGSDKPREECAVFGASLFAQEAAGLTYNGLLSMQHRGQEGTGIAVLSGSNIVCHKDTGLVNEVFVRENLGKIPKSKLAVGHNRYSTTGRSVHINLQPFVTEYLTGRIAAVHNGNVTNAGKIKRQLMARGLNFNATSDTEVIASLIAYHCMREKDALKGVIRAADELEGAFTLIILSSEKKLIAVRDGSGYRPLCIGRGPAGLVVASESCALDSCGFRFVRDVRPGEVVVIENGEVTYEKVILQKKDPNSGLCIFEYVYFARPDSDIDGLSVYEARHNMGRVLAREHPVAADAVCGVPDSGLEAAIGYAGASGLPLVSGFVKNRYIGRSFIFPTQSERESAVKMKLNPLRANLRGKSIVLVDDSIVRGTTSEKIVTALKQAGAREVHMRISSPPFRYACYFGTDIDTEENLIANKMDLDAIRDKIGADSLGYISIEGLKTACEKAVLPFCTKCFTGHGCEGGGC
- the glmS gene encoding glutamine--fructose-6-phosphate transaminase (isomerizing); translated protein: MCGIIGYVGTKDTVPIILDGLKKLEYRGYDSAGLAILDRGAVSVVKQKGRLAVLEEALRRRPLAGHIGIGHTRWATHGEPSDMNSHPHLGSQQKIAIVHNGIIENHRYLRETLERKGVVFHSETDSEIVAQLAEYYHRGDIMDTVIRVTNALEGSYALGFLCADDPDKLIAVRKDNPLIIGLSDEGNFIASDVPAILKHTSRICYLEDREIAVLEKDRVTFYSRDREVIPKTPETISWNFESAEKGGYEHFMFKEIMEQPRVLRDTIHSALPGGANHAVIEALDIGRYDQILFTACGSAYNVSVVGKYMLEQLCRFPAATDLASEFRYRNAVIGPGTLVIVISQSGETADSIAALREARRKGADTLAVVNVVGSTIAKEADHTIYTLAGPEIAVATTKAFSAQLALLYLLAVRFARGLGRIAPEEEGALLADLEVLPDQAEALFAHVDRIQQYAATCFNCKSIFFIGRNVDYAVALEGSLKLKEISYIHSEAYAGGELKHGTISLVEEGTLVVAIACTERLYGKTVSNVEQVLSRGARVLFLTSSREVKETDHLSLLPVQPVSEWLAPSLSVILLQLFSYYVAVYKGCDIDKPRNLAKSVTVE